The Caretta caretta isolate rCarCar2 chromosome 5, rCarCar1.hap1, whole genome shotgun sequence genome contains a region encoding:
- the POLI gene encoding DNA polymerase iota isoform X2, whose product MELPEEEEEEPDWLCPEPGGPWSHAAPARGSSATPGAQSGNGKTVPSGSTAHRVIVHTDLDCFYAQVEMIRNPELRDRPLGVQQKYLVVTCNYEARKLGIQKLMSVRDAKEKCPELVLVNGEDLTQYREMSYKVTELLEEFSPLVERLGFDENFVDITELVEKRLAQLQRDGCSKVSVSGHVYNNQTVNLHDVMHIRFVIGSQIAAEMREAVYNRLGLTGCAGVASNKLLSKLVSGTFKPNQQTVLLPESCQDLVGSLDHIRKVPGIGYKTTKRLELLGLSSVRDLQTFSPVILEKELGVSIAQHIQKLSYGEDDSPVASSGPPQSLSDEDSFKKCSSEVEVKKKMEELLANLLDRISKDGRKPHTIRLTIRKFSSTNKWFSRESRQCPIPSHVVQKFGTGTYDVVAPLVGILMKLFRKMIKVEMPFHLTLLSVCFSNLKALPSLAKGSIGFYLTRSSPPSSAGKKMEGVPQDQVNSCSFVPDGRIRNIRTRESSLETKSCTEEPEIPVCLLHLLPAGIDQEVFSQLPEDIKGEIISDKTGERIHTQNVLSQPLPFSKGALPFFAQEQMHTTPNSRRADHSVSSLVCSEHFQPTSEVETAMVHRPNPNCILSLQDPPEYPESALMDDCMEQVPKKSLNFNNTDSIVLNLQSQQHFLQPHSSDTQEQPIGAASQDEGQREQASGVGRIVFPPNVDPNIFSELPAEMQKELLAEWKNLKPVSKMHMNKPSEKLKTNKGKKNVMLCSPQSNSLLRYFKPK is encoded by the exons ATGGAGctcccggaggaggaggaggaggaaccggATTGGCTTTGCCCGGAGCCTGGCGGGCCTTGGAGCCATGCGGCGCCCGCGAGAGGCTCCTCCGCCACTCCCGGAGCACAAT CAGGTAATGGCAAGACTGTACCATCAGGAAGTACAGCGCACAGAGTAATTGTGCACACTGACCTGGATTGCTTTTATGCACAAGTAGAAATGATCCGTAATCCTGAATTAAGAGACAGACCTTTAG GTGTTCAGCAGAAATACTTGGTAGTTACCTGTAACTATGAAGCCAGGAAACTTGGAATTCAGAAACTTATGTCTGTCAGAGATGCTAAAGAAAAATGCCCAGAGCTAGTGCTAGTTAATGGAGAGGACCTGACACAATACAGAGAAATGTCATACAAGGTTACAG AGCTACTGGAAGAATTTAGTCCACTGGTAGAAAGACTTGGATTTGATGAAAATTTTGTGGATATCACAGAGTTGGTAGAGAAGAGACTAGCACAGCTGCAGAGAGATGGCTGTTCCAAAGTGTCTGTGTCTGGtcatgtgtataataatcaaa CAGTCAATTTACATGATGTGATGCATATAAGATTTGTCATTGGATCTCAGATTGCAGCAGAGATGAGGGAAGCCGTGTACAATAGACTGGGTCTTACAGGCTGTGCAGGAGTGGCCTCTAACAAATTACTATCTAAACTGGTATCTGGTACCTTCAAACCAAATCAACAAACAGTTCTTCTACCTGAAAGCTGTCAGGACCTAGTAGGCAGCCTCGATCACATCAGAAAAGTGCCTG GGATTGGCTATAAAACTACCAAGCGCCTAGAGTTGCTGGGTCTCAGCAGTGTGCGTGATCTCCAGACCTTTTCACCTGTAATACTAGAAAAGGAACTAGGAGTTTCAATTGCTCAGCACATTCAAAAGCTCAGCTATGGAGAGGATGACTCCCCTGTGGCCTCCTCAGGACCTCCTCAG TCCCTTAGTGATgaagattcttttaaaaaatgttcatcaGAAGTggaagttaaaaagaaaatggaagaacTACTTGCTAACCTTTTAGACAG AATATCCAAAGATGGAAGAAAGCCACATACAATAAGATTAACCATCCGTAAATTTTCATCAACCAATAAATGGTTTAGTCGGGAGAGTCGTCAGTGTCCTATTCCCTCTCATGTTGTTCAGAAATTTGGGACAG GAACCTATGATGTTGTAGCCCCACTGGTTGGTATCCTTATGAAATTGTTTAGAAAGATGATAAAAGTGGAGATGCCATTTCATCTTACCCTTCTGAGTGTCTGCTTCTCAAATCTTAAAGCTCTGCCTAGCCTCGCCAAAGGATCCATAGGATTTTATTTAACTCGGTCGTCACCCCCTTCAAGTGCTGGCAAA AAAATGGAAGGTGTTCCACAAGACCAAGTGAACTCCTGCAGTTTTGTACCAGACGGAAGAATTAGAAATATAAGAACTAGAGAATCTTCACTAGAAACCAAAAGCTGCACAGAAGAACCTGAAATTCCTGTTTGCCTACTTCATTTGCTTCCCGCTGGCATTGACCAGGAGGTCTTCAGTCAGCTTCCAGAAGATATTAAAGGGGAAATTATTTCTGACAAAACTGGGGAAAGGATCCATACACAGAATGTTTTGAGCCAGCCATTACCTTTTTCTAAAGGAGCACTACCATTTTttgcacaagaacaaatgcacactaccccaaattccaGAAGAGCAGATCATAGTGTCAGCAGTTTGGTATGCAGTGAACACTTTCAACCTACCAGTGAGGTGGAGACTGCCATGGTACACAGGCCTAATCCTAATTGTATTCTCAGTCTACAGGATCCTCCTGAGTACCCTGAAAGTGCATTAATGGATGACTGTATGGAACAAGTACCTAAGAAATCACTGAATTTCAATAACACTGATTCAATTGTATTGAACTTGCAAAGTCAACAACATTTTCTTCAGCCCCACAGTTCAGACACacaagagcagcccattggagcagCCTCTCAGGATGAAGGTCAGAGAGAACAAGCGTCAGGAGTAGGGAGAATTGTATTTCCTCCTAATGTTGACCCAAATATTTTTTCTGAACTACCTGCAGAAATGCAAAAGGAACTCCTGGCTGAATGGAAGAATCTAAAACCTGTTTCCAAAATGCACATGAATAAACCTTctgaaaagttaaaaacaaacaaaggaaaaaagaatgtGATGCTGTGTTCACCACAGTCTAACAGTTTATTAAGGTATTTTAAACCAAAGTGA
- the POLI gene encoding DNA polymerase iota isoform X1, with protein sequence MELPEEEEEEPDWLCPEPGGPWSHAAPARGSSATPGAQSGNGKTVPSGSTAHRVIVHTDLDCFYAQVEMIRNPELRDRPLGVQQKYLVVTCNYEARKLGIQKLMSVRDAKEKCPELVLVNGEDLTQYREMSYKVTELLEEFSPLVERLGFDENFVDITELVEKRLAQLQRDGCSKVSVSGHVYNNQINLHDVMHIRFVIGSQIAAEMREAVYNRLGLTGCAGVASNKLLSKLVSGTFKPNQQTVLLPESCQDLVGSLDHIRKVPGIGYKTTKRLELLGLSSVRDLQTFSPVILEKELGVSIAQHIQKLSYGEDDSPVASSGPPQSLSDEDSFKKCSSEVEVKKKMEELLANLLDRISKDGRKPHTIRLTIRKFSSTNKWFSRESRQCPIPSHVVQKFGTGTYDVVAPLVGILMKLFRKMIKVEMPFHLTLLSVCFSNLKALPSLAKGSIGFYLTRSSPPSSAGKKMEGVPQDQVNSCSFVPDGRIRNIRTRESSLETKSCTEEPEIPVCLLHLLPAGIDQEVFSQLPEDIKGEIISDKTGERIHTQNVLSQPLPFSKGALPFFAQEQMHTTPNSRRADHSVSSLVCSEHFQPTSEVETAMVHRPNPNCILSLQDPPEYPESALMDDCMEQVPKKSLNFNNTDSIVLNLQSQQHFLQPHSSDTQEQPIGAASQDEGQREQASGVGRIVFPPNVDPNIFSELPAEMQKELLAEWKNLKPVSKMHMNKPSEKLKTNKGKKNVMLCSPQSNSLLRYFKPK encoded by the exons ATGGAGctcccggaggaggaggaggaggaaccggATTGGCTTTGCCCGGAGCCTGGCGGGCCTTGGAGCCATGCGGCGCCCGCGAGAGGCTCCTCCGCCACTCCCGGAGCACAAT CAGGTAATGGCAAGACTGTACCATCAGGAAGTACAGCGCACAGAGTAATTGTGCACACTGACCTGGATTGCTTTTATGCACAAGTAGAAATGATCCGTAATCCTGAATTAAGAGACAGACCTTTAG GTGTTCAGCAGAAATACTTGGTAGTTACCTGTAACTATGAAGCCAGGAAACTTGGAATTCAGAAACTTATGTCTGTCAGAGATGCTAAAGAAAAATGCCCAGAGCTAGTGCTAGTTAATGGAGAGGACCTGACACAATACAGAGAAATGTCATACAAGGTTACAG AGCTACTGGAAGAATTTAGTCCACTGGTAGAAAGACTTGGATTTGATGAAAATTTTGTGGATATCACAGAGTTGGTAGAGAAGAGACTAGCACAGCTGCAGAGAGATGGCTGTTCCAAAGTGTCTGTGTCTGGtcatgtgtataataatcaaa TCAATTTACATGATGTGATGCATATAAGATTTGTCATTGGATCTCAGATTGCAGCAGAGATGAGGGAAGCCGTGTACAATAGACTGGGTCTTACAGGCTGTGCAGGAGTGGCCTCTAACAAATTACTATCTAAACTGGTATCTGGTACCTTCAAACCAAATCAACAAACAGTTCTTCTACCTGAAAGCTGTCAGGACCTAGTAGGCAGCCTCGATCACATCAGAAAAGTGCCTG GGATTGGCTATAAAACTACCAAGCGCCTAGAGTTGCTGGGTCTCAGCAGTGTGCGTGATCTCCAGACCTTTTCACCTGTAATACTAGAAAAGGAACTAGGAGTTTCAATTGCTCAGCACATTCAAAAGCTCAGCTATGGAGAGGATGACTCCCCTGTGGCCTCCTCAGGACCTCCTCAG TCCCTTAGTGATgaagattcttttaaaaaatgttcatcaGAAGTggaagttaaaaagaaaatggaagaacTACTTGCTAACCTTTTAGACAG AATATCCAAAGATGGAAGAAAGCCACATACAATAAGATTAACCATCCGTAAATTTTCATCAACCAATAAATGGTTTAGTCGGGAGAGTCGTCAGTGTCCTATTCCCTCTCATGTTGTTCAGAAATTTGGGACAG GAACCTATGATGTTGTAGCCCCACTGGTTGGTATCCTTATGAAATTGTTTAGAAAGATGATAAAAGTGGAGATGCCATTTCATCTTACCCTTCTGAGTGTCTGCTTCTCAAATCTTAAAGCTCTGCCTAGCCTCGCCAAAGGATCCATAGGATTTTATTTAACTCGGTCGTCACCCCCTTCAAGTGCTGGCAAA AAAATGGAAGGTGTTCCACAAGACCAAGTGAACTCCTGCAGTTTTGTACCAGACGGAAGAATTAGAAATATAAGAACTAGAGAATCTTCACTAGAAACCAAAAGCTGCACAGAAGAACCTGAAATTCCTGTTTGCCTACTTCATTTGCTTCCCGCTGGCATTGACCAGGAGGTCTTCAGTCAGCTTCCAGAAGATATTAAAGGGGAAATTATTTCTGACAAAACTGGGGAAAGGATCCATACACAGAATGTTTTGAGCCAGCCATTACCTTTTTCTAAAGGAGCACTACCATTTTttgcacaagaacaaatgcacactaccccaaattccaGAAGAGCAGATCATAGTGTCAGCAGTTTGGTATGCAGTGAACACTTTCAACCTACCAGTGAGGTGGAGACTGCCATGGTACACAGGCCTAATCCTAATTGTATTCTCAGTCTACAGGATCCTCCTGAGTACCCTGAAAGTGCATTAATGGATGACTGTATGGAACAAGTACCTAAGAAATCACTGAATTTCAATAACACTGATTCAATTGTATTGAACTTGCAAAGTCAACAACATTTTCTTCAGCCCCACAGTTCAGACACacaagagcagcccattggagcagCCTCTCAGGATGAAGGTCAGAGAGAACAAGCGTCAGGAGTAGGGAGAATTGTATTTCCTCCTAATGTTGACCCAAATATTTTTTCTGAACTACCTGCAGAAATGCAAAAGGAACTCCTGGCTGAATGGAAGAATCTAAAACCTGTTTCCAAAATGCACATGAATAAACCTTctgaaaagttaaaaacaaacaaaggaaaaaagaatgtGATGCTGTGTTCACCACAGTCTAACAGTTTATTAAGGTATTTTAAACCAAAGTGA